In a single window of the Pseudoxanthomonas sp. F37 genome:
- a CDS encoding amino acid permease — translation MPPRDGRKIGFWTCTALVVGNTIGMGIFVLPASLAPLGYNALLGWGITVLGCLALARVLARLARLLPQADGPYGYVQATLGGLPAYAVLWSYWVSNWITLAALATGVVGYAAAIFPALARVPAAVLSLCTLWLFVGINLFGVRSGGRVQVATTVMKLLPMLAVAVLGAWTLVDSPASFGAHPPARPVSLGDAMAASTLALFAMLGIESATIPAAKVEDPGRTIPRATLIGTFITAAIYLVVSAVPLLLLPHAELAGSSAPFALVMERFAGEGTGRWIALFVLVSGLGALNGWTLLSGEMMRTMADNGTMPKVFARANRFGAPTGALVLTALLASAMVLMNYSESAVAGFTFLSTVVTAANLPLYLGCSLALGVLWWRGRRDTGRDLLVAAVLGAAYTVFAFIGMGAQPFWLALALMAAGLPSYFLLRRRHGRVVQDA, via the coding sequence ATGCCGCCGCGCGACGGCAGGAAGATCGGCTTCTGGACCTGCACCGCGCTGGTGGTGGGCAACACCATCGGCATGGGCATCTTCGTGCTGCCGGCATCGCTGGCGCCGCTGGGCTACAACGCGCTGCTGGGCTGGGGCATCACCGTACTCGGTTGCCTCGCGCTGGCGCGCGTGCTGGCGCGGCTGGCGCGCCTGCTGCCGCAGGCCGACGGACCGTATGGCTACGTGCAGGCGACGCTGGGTGGCCTGCCGGCCTACGCGGTGCTGTGGTCGTACTGGGTATCGAACTGGATCACGCTCGCCGCGCTCGCCACCGGCGTGGTCGGCTACGCGGCGGCGATCTTCCCGGCGCTGGCGCGCGTGCCGGCCGCCGTGCTGAGCCTGTGCACGCTGTGGCTGTTCGTGGGCATCAACCTGTTCGGGGTGCGCAGCGGCGGCCGCGTCCAGGTGGCGACCACGGTGATGAAACTGCTGCCGATGCTGGCCGTGGCCGTTCTGGGCGCATGGACGCTGGTGGACTCGCCGGCATCGTTCGGCGCGCATCCGCCTGCCAGGCCGGTCAGCCTGGGCGATGCGATGGCGGCATCCACGCTGGCGTTGTTCGCGATGCTGGGCATCGAGTCGGCGACCATCCCCGCCGCGAAGGTCGAGGACCCCGGGCGCACCATACCCCGCGCCACGCTGATCGGGACCTTCATCACCGCCGCCATCTACCTGGTGGTGTCCGCCGTGCCGTTGCTGTTGCTGCCACACGCGGAACTGGCCGGGTCCAGCGCGCCGTTCGCGCTGGTGATGGAGCGTTTCGCCGGCGAAGGAACCGGGCGCTGGATCGCGTTGTTCGTCCTTGTCAGCGGCCTGGGCGCATTGAATGGCTGGACGCTGCTGAGCGGCGAGATGATGCGCACCATGGCCGACAACGGCACGATGCCGAAGGTGTTCGCACGGGCCAATCGATTCGGCGCGCCCACCGGCGCCCTGGTGCTGACGGCCCTGCTGGCCAGTGCCATGGTGTTGATGAACTACAGCGAGTCCGCGGTGGCGGGCTTCACCTTCCTCAGCACGGTGGTGACGGCCGCCAACCTGCCGCTGTACCTGGGCTGCTCGCTCGCCCTCGGCGTGCTGTGGTGGCGCGGCCGGCGCGACACCGGGCGCGACCTGCTGGTGGCGGCCGTGCTGGGCGCGGCCTATACGGTGTTCGCCTTCATCGGCAT
- a CDS encoding amidohydrolase family protein produces the protein MRDRVLPALLLAAVALPAAAQDLLIRAGHVLDVETGRMLAAHDILVREGRIVSITPPAEAAGPGLRTLDWSALIVVPGLMDMHTHLADEGPYGDPATPLRSNAARDALIGARNARATLQAGFTTVRDVGVYRGFADVQLRDAINAGRVPGPRMFVAGAYVTVTGGGGEITGLPAGTEVPDTFRRGIADNEAEVRRRVDEILDNGADFIKLIATGAVLADGTEPGQSEYTEAEIRAAVEQAEARGSFVAAHAHGAEGIKRAVRAGARSIEHGSLMDDEAIALMKRHGTWLVADIYNGDYIDSVGRRDGWSAESLRKNLDTTDAQREGFRKAVAAGVDIAYGTDSGVYPHGDNARQFAYMVRHGMTPLQAIRAATLESARLLRREKELGSIAPGKAADLVALACDPLADIACLQQIRGVLKAGVPVARD, from the coding sequence ATGCGTGACCGGGTCCTGCCCGCACTGCTGCTGGCCGCCGTCGCACTGCCGGCCGCGGCCCAGGATCTGCTGATCCGGGCAGGCCACGTCCTGGACGTGGAAACGGGCCGGATGCTGGCCGCGCACGACATCCTGGTGCGCGAGGGACGGATCGTTTCCATTACCCCGCCCGCCGAAGCCGCCGGTCCCGGCCTGCGGACGCTGGACTGGTCGGCGCTGATCGTCGTGCCCGGCCTGATGGACATGCACACGCACCTGGCCGACGAGGGACCGTACGGCGATCCAGCGACACCGCTGAGGAGCAACGCCGCGCGCGATGCCCTTATCGGTGCGCGCAATGCGCGGGCCACCCTGCAGGCCGGCTTCACCACCGTGCGCGATGTCGGGGTCTACCGCGGCTTCGCCGACGTGCAGCTGCGCGATGCGATCAACGCCGGGCGGGTGCCCGGGCCGCGCATGTTCGTCGCCGGTGCCTACGTCACCGTCACCGGCGGTGGCGGCGAGATCACCGGATTGCCTGCGGGGACCGAGGTGCCGGACACCTTCCGTCGCGGCATCGCGGACAACGAGGCCGAGGTCCGCCGGCGCGTGGACGAGATCCTGGACAACGGCGCCGATTTCATCAAGCTGATCGCCACCGGCGCCGTGCTCGCCGACGGCACCGAGCCGGGGCAGTCCGAGTACACCGAGGCCGAGATCCGCGCGGCGGTCGAACAGGCCGAGGCTCGCGGCAGCTTCGTCGCCGCGCATGCGCACGGGGCCGAAGGCATCAAGCGTGCCGTGCGTGCCGGTGCGCGCTCGATCGAGCACGGCTCGTTGATGGACGACGAGGCGATCGCGCTGATGAAGCGGCACGGCACCTGGCTGGTCGCCGACATCTACAACGGCGACTACATCGACAGCGTCGGCCGGCGCGATGGCTGGTCCGCCGAGAGCCTGCGCAAGAACCTGGACACGACCGATGCGCAGCGCGAGGGCTTCCGCAAGGCCGTCGCCGCCGGCGTCGACATCGCCTACGGCACCGACAGCGGCGTCTACCCGCATGGCGACAACGCGCGCCAGTTCGCCTACATGGTCCGCCACGGCATGACGCCGCTGCAGGCCATCCGCGCGGCGACGCTGGAGTCGGCGCGCCTGCTGCGCAGGGAAAAGGAGCTGGGCTCCATCGCACCGGGCAAGGCCGCCGATCTGGTCGCCCTGGCCTGCGACCCACTGGCCGACATCGCCTGCCTGCAGCAGATCCGCGGCGTGCTGAAGGCCGGCGTGCCGGTCGCGCGGGACTGA